Part of the Brachyhypopomus gauderio isolate BG-103 chromosome 17, BGAUD_0.2, whole genome shotgun sequence genome, atggagcttctagatgaaagtggaaggaatttacaactgtttatccaggagatttttcatgacagcacactaactggggacatttctgaacattccgccattcattctctatgggaaaaagtcaactttgaggacttgtcctgaggacaccgtatgtccgacatgtcccaaaagcccCCTTGTATCTAATCTCCATTTCACAACATTCTCCCACCTGACAGGAGCCAATTTTCCTGTTACAATTGCCTACCATGGCATCCCCACGTCATCCTGCCGCCCAGGACCTGCAAGGATATGTCCACGGAGTTTCCCAGTTGCAACAATCTGCATCCACCAGCAAACAATACTTCACCGCAAATTTCCAAGAGGCGGACCGAACTTCCCGTGTTGTGGTctttacaccacaccaccacgaGTTCTTCACACGTGCAGAAATGGACAAGTAAGTATCCAATTTTGCAGTAGCGGCTGGCCAATTTGTGGCGCTGGGGCGCCGCCCCCTTATTATTTTTCAGATTAAAATGAGTTAATTATAAACTGCGGTAGTTaggaaattatttagtcacactgtgtgtctaatagccatgtttgaatttattacAAGAGTAAAcgcataattgtatttaattgcttacattgtgcactATTGTGCCGGTCTAATGAGACTGCATGTAGGTGCATAAACTTTTGGCAAGCAGGtgatctgaggctgcagtttaattggttGTTTCAGATTTTCCACGGTGCGCAGCTCTCTGGATGGaggctggagcagcagctcttataaaatgagagaaaattcagttttatctttACTCCTATCACACTTGCTTGCTTTCCAGAAATCCAGTTCTGCTAAAGAATGTCGTGTTAAGTCCCTCCCGACAGCATGAGGGCAAACACGACATCATGATCAACAGGTACTCGCAAGTCACTTGCCTCAGAAGCCTTGACTTTGCTTACGACACCACCCCACCACAGGACATTCCTACCAAAACCCTGCTACAGATCTTGCAAAGTCCCGTCCAATACCAGCGTGTAAGtcccaccacactcactacaTACAGCAACTTGCATCCTTCTAACTGAACACAATTACATTCTCCTTTATTGCTCAATCACTACATCAATACCTGAGCCCTATGATTTGCACATCTTATAGACCCATATGTTCTCTTTTTGAATCTGTTTTCACTACTGCATCATGTGTACATTTTGGCTCTAATATTTGCTCTTGTATTTTTACATGAACCATATTACCTAATGCTTTGCCTTCTCATGTTTCTTTCTCCCCATTCTTTTAGGTTAACGTATCTGTTTGTGTGGTGGAAGAAAGGGAGAACAGTGAGGAGTTCACAAAGGGCAACACTGTTACACCCCTGAAGAAGGTAGTGTATGCTGTATCAGATCAAACAGCTTCACTACTGCTAACAGTCTGGGGCACCCATACATTCTGCTTAAAAAACTGGTACCACTTTAGTGATGTCTCTGTGCGGAACTTCATGGGACAAACTACCCTCACGACGACCAGGGACACCAATATACAGACAATACCTCATGCCGGTCCATCGGTGGACCCTATTGTAGATGACATCACCACCACTGAGGGTGAATTATCAATGGTGAACATTGATGTTCAACACCTCTGCCCCAAGAGACACTCTTTAGACTCTGTTAACTTCTCTACCCTAATGACCCGCTGCCACTCATGCAAAGCCTTCTGCAAAACGGCTAAACTTTCTGCTGTGGCTCGTGGCACGCTCACTATTATTGATGAGGCTGGGACACAACATTCTTTTAATTTGACTGACAAATTAATAAGGGAGACACTTTCTCTGAACCCTGGTCCATTGCCACAGCCTGACGAGCTTGCAGCACTGTTCTTGCACCACGACAGGGCCACTGTCACTACCAAGGGCTCCAGAGTACTATCTGTACTTGTTGATGCACCTCCTGAAGCACCCTCGTCTGAAGACGCAGCAACAGCAATGGCTTGAACAGACCTCTAATGATGGGTCTCTTGACCTATAATTCTTGTTTTCATTAACCTTTTGTATTCTTGCACTTATTTAATGGCTGTGGTTGTAGAACATCTTTGTACttattgtttgttattttacCTTATGTTTACAGTTTGCACAAGTACCACACCATTGCAGTATAATGCCATTTATGTACAGTTATATTTAATACTTTTTCTTTTACAATTTTCTTAATAAACATGCATGTATCACACATGTCCAACTTTGATATTCTACTTTAATCACCCACCCTCAACACAGAATCCCATGTAAATTCTAACTTGTATGTCCATATATTCTCTtcctcccccatccttctaacacTAATCAAACCGTGGTCTGTCTCCCCCCTACTTCATAGGCATTCACAAAAACGCAGGTCTCCCTATAGCTTTCACATAGACACTGCCATAGCCATATATACCCATACTTCATTCGGCAGAGATGGAATAGTGGTTGGGTAACTGGACTTGTGACAGGTTGtgagttcgattcccagacctgacaATCTGGTTGATTGACTGACGAGCAAATTTTTAGCTTCTGTTTTGTGAGAAGGTGTCTCATTTATAGATTCCCTTCATATACCTTTGTATGCCATCGTGCCAGGCCTGCCGGTGGGTGCCCAAACCTTGCCGAACtttcagcttggaccccgtaatcgccgcttgcggctatatttagggttcacacacgtagtgtgggaaacctattgtaattgtcgggttttttctttcttattagggttcacacacgtagtgtgggaaacctattgtaattgtcgggttttttctttcttattattattattattattatttttctccgcataaaacgcatactgcagcctagaccgtaaggcccagagacaccaaacttggcagaatggtgtagtctctttgcgagaccgtgccaaagcacagagacccacattggcctgatggtggcgctatagcgcaccattttgcgtttaggtccatatctcccaaaccgtagggcctagaaacaaaattccacttctgatggattccttggctcaagccaaacaaaaaagcctcaagaaccattaagctccgcctacttagattttttgctaatttgcataatatgcaaaacctacttttttgtactagtccctggtttttcatccgatcaccacaaccttggtgtcaaaatattcaggagaatctcattatcaaagttgcttaaaaacattttgagatttgcatacagtctggttgtcacatgtcaatcaatagctccgaggcgtggccaaatttacttaaacagccatatctcagcaacgctttgaccgatcttcataaaattttaacagttgttagggcacatgactccgaggtcataggtcaaagctggccacgattgtccaatagggggcgctataacatgggaaaaactgtatctcagaaaccgttagtcacatcaagccaaaactttacaggcatcatcaggggcccaagtgatatcaagacacacaatgatgccatcatcactcaaaaaacatggccgccatgagccaattaatttttatttgaattaattggccatttgacagacttaccattggccaaacaacatgaaaccttaccactgtgcatatctcaggactatgtgtcatgctgtgcagttttaaaacatttggccacaaggtggcgctatttgtgaaaatcatgcataactcctccaaattttcacttaggaacatgcaacttgtttctttttattccttgcagtagacctgacaactttgcaattacaagtcctattaaaaaatgcatacttttgtcacattcatctattgtttgaaaatagctatttacaaactagtcataggaatttgatccaattatggaaaaattgctatgagcataatcagtagactctgtaggtaaaaactgattaaaaaaataatggatttctatttatctgattggtccattttcccattatatcattgtggccatgccatatatgacctatattgctataactcataaaccatgtatgcaatcaactcccaatttgaaaggcttttatatcgggaagtccttgtgaggtatgccaagtttggttcaaattggcctgtcgggggcgctacagtacccaaaaacctaagaaaacataaaaactcatgctgcaatcttgttatgcagaatacagacaagtaattggtcttgtatgatccagatcaataagttctataacattgcaattgcatcttataacaaaaagtgcactgcctgaccagaaatgaaccttttaattcaccaaaatgtcattgcattactgataaaaatgagatatcagtatgatggtacttgggctccatctagtggccaaacaccgaaactgactgaaaactattgctcacatgaaacaccacacaaacacacacaaagctgatctcagcatgtgatttagttctgtgatctgaatcattttgccaatacacattattttgatccttttcggcctttagtgccccaattgaacatttttttgcacattgatttatttgtgcattttttccactcaaacagcttcttttgggtctaaaggacctattgggtctattgcctattgaagccaagtggcctattcgtgtgtgaacccgccaattgccgcttgcggctatatttagggttcacacacacagtgtgggaaacctattgttattgtcgggttttttctttctttctttcttattattattatttttctactgataaaacgcatactgcagcctagaccgtaaggcccagggagaccaaacttggcaggatggtgtagtctctttgcgagaccgtgctaaagcacagagacccacattggcctgatggtggcgctatagcgcaccattttgcgttttggtcgatatctcccaaaccgtagggcctagaaacaaaattccacttctgatggattccttggctcaagccaaacaaaaaagcctcaagaaccattaagctccgcctacttagattttttgctaatttgcataatatgcaaaacctacttttttatactagtccctggtttttcatcgaatcaccacaaccttggtgtcaaaatattcaggagaatctcattatcaacgttgcttaaaaacattttgagatttgcatacagtctggttgtcacatgtcaatcaatagctccaaggcgtggccaaatttacttaaacagccatatctcagcaacgctttgacggatcttcataaaattttaacagttgttagggcacatgactccgaggtcataggtcaaagctggccacgattgtccaatagggggcgctataacatgggaaaaactgtttctcagaaaccattagtcacatcaagccaaaactttacaggcatcatcaggggccaaagtgatatcaagacacacaatgatgacatcatcactcaaaaaacatggccgccatgagccaattaatttttatttgaaataattggccatttgacagacttaccattggccaaacaacatgaaacctcaccactgtgcatatctcaggactatgtgtcatgctgtgcagttttaaaacatatggccactaggtggcgctatttgtgaaaatcatgcataactcctccaaattttcacttaggaacatgcagcttgtttcattttattccttgcagtagacctgacaactttgcaattacaagtcctattaaaaaatgcatacttttgtcacattcatctattgtttgaaaatagctatttacaaactagtcataggaatttgatccaattatggaaaaattgctatgagcataatcagtagactctgtaggtaaaaactgagtaaaaaaatgttggatttttatttttctgattggtccattttcccattatatcattgtggccatgccatatatgacctatattgctataactcataaaccatgtatgcaatcaattcccaatttgaaaggcttttatatcctgaagtccttgtgaggtacgccaagtttggttcaaattggcctgtcgggggcgctacagtacccaaaaacctaagaaaacataaaaactcatgctgcaatcttgttatgcagaatacagacaagtaattggtcttgtattgtccagatcaataagttctataacattgcaattgcatcttataacaaaaagtgcactgcctgaccagaaatgaaccttttaattcaccaaaatgtcatattgcattactgagattaatgagatatcagtatggtagtacttgggctccatctagtggccaaacatcggaacggactgaaaactatttctcacatgaaataccacacaaacacacacacaaagctgatctcagcatgtgatttagttctgtgatttgaatcattttgccaatacacattattttgatcctttttgggcctttagtgccccaattgaacatttttttgcacattgatttatttgtgcattttttccactcaaacagcttcttttgggtctaaaggacctattgggtctattgcctattgaagccaagtggcctatttgtgtgtgaacccgccaattgccgcttgcggctatatttattattattattattatttttctccgcataaaacgcatactgcagcctagaccgtaaggcccagagacaccaaacttggcagaatggtgtagtctctttgcgagaccgtgccaaagcacagagacccacattggcctgatggtggcgctatagcgcaccattttgcgttttggtccatatctcccaaaccgtagggcctagacacaaaattccacttcaggtgcattccttggctcaaaccaaacaaaaaagcctcaagaaccattaagctccgcctacttagattttttgctaatttgcataatatgcaaaacctacttttttatactagtccctggtttttcatcggatcaccacaaccttggtgtcaaaatattcaggagaatctcattatcaaagttgcttaaaaacattttgagatttgcatacagtctggttgtcacatgtcaatcaatagctccaaggcgtggtcaaatttacttaaacagccatatctcagcaacgctttgacggatcttcataaaattttaaccgttgttagggcacatgactccgaggccataggtcaaagctggccacgattgtccaatagggggcgctataacatgggaaaaactgtatctcagaaaccattagtcacatcaagccaaaactttacaggcatcatcaggggcccaagtgatatcaagacacacaatgatgacatcatcactcaaaaaacatggccgccatgagccaattaatttttatttgaattaattggccatttgacagacttaccattggccaaacaacatgaaaccttaccactgtgcttatctcaggactatgtgtcatgctgtgcagttttaaaacatttggccacaaggtggcgctatttgtgaaaatcatgcataactcctccaaattttcacttaggaacatgcaacttgtttctttttattccttgcagtagacctgacaactttgcaattacaagtcctataaaaaaatgcatacttttgtcacattcatctatagtttgaaaatagctatttacaaactagtcataggaatttgatccaattatggaaaaattgatatgagcataatcagtagactctgtaggtaaaaactgatcaaaaaaataatgaatttttatttatctgattggtccattttcccattatatcattgtggccatgccatatatgacctatattgctataactcataaaccatgtatgcaatcaactcccaatttgaaaggcttttatatcctgaagtccttgtgaggtatgccaagtttggttcaaattggcctgtcgggggcgctacactacccaaaaacctaaaaaaacataaaaactcatgctgcaatcttgttatgcagaatacagacaagtaattggtcttgtatgatccagatcaataagttctataacattgcaattgcatcttataacaaaaagtgcactgcctgaccagaaatgaaccttttaattcaccaaaatgtcattgcattactgatattaatgagatatcagtatgatggtacttgggctccatctagtggccaaacaccaaaactgactgaaaactattgctcacatgaaacaccacacaaacacacacaaagctgatctcagcatgtgatttagttctgtgatctgaatcattttgccaatacacattattttgatccttttcggcctttagtgcctcaactgaatctttttttttacataaagtacacagcctgaccagaaacgaaccttttaattcaccaaaatatcctatttcattactgacattaatgagatatcagtatggtagtacttggcctccatctagtagccatattctgactgaaaactattgctcacatgaaataccacacaaacacacacaaagctgatctcagcatgtgatttagttctgtgatctgaattattttgccaatgcacattattttgatccttttagccctttagtgccccaattgaacttttttgcacattgatttatttgtgcattttttccactcaaacagcttctttttcacatttagggtctaaaggaccttttgggcctctgcctattgaggccaagaagcctattcgtgtgtgaacccgccaattgccgcttgcggctatatttattattattattattatttttctccgcataaaacgcatactgcagcctagaccgtaaggcccagagacaccaaacttggcagaatggtgtagtctctttgcgagaccgtgccaaagcacagagacccacattggcctgatggtggcgctatagcgcaccattttgcgtttaggtccatatctcccaaaccgtagggcctagaaacaaaattccacttctgatggattccttggctcaagccaaacaaaaaagcctcaagaaccattaagctccgcctacttagattttttgctaatttgcataatatgcaaaacctacttttttgtactagtccctggtttttcatccgatcaccacaaccttggtgtcaaaatattcaggagaatctcattatcaaagttgcttaaaaacattttgagatttgcatacagtctggttgtcacatgtcaatcaatagctccgaggcgtggccaaatttacttaaacagccatatctcagcaacgctttgaccgatcttcataaaattttaacagttgttagggcacatgactccgaggtcataggtcaaagctggccacgattgtccaatagggggcgctataacatgggaaaaactgtatctcagaaaccgttagtcacatcaagccaaaactttacaggcatcatcaggggcccaagtgatatcaagacacacaatgatgccatcatcactcaaaaaacatggccgccatgagccaattaatttttatttgaattaattggccatttgacagacttaccattggccaaacaacatgaaaccttaccactgtgcatatctcaggactatgtgtcatgctgtgcagttttaaaacatttggccacaaggtggcgctatttgtgaaaatcatgcataactcctccaaattttcacttaggaacatgcaacttgtttctttttattccttgcagtagacctgacaactttgcaattacaagtcctattaaaaaatgcatacttttgtcacattcatctattgtttgaaaatagctatttacaaactagtcataggaatttgatccaattatggaaaaattgctatgagcataatcagtagactctgtaggtaaaaactgattaaaaaaataatggatttctatttatctgattggtccattttcccattatatcattgtggccatgccatatatgacctatattgctataactcataaaccatgtatgcaatcaactcccaatttgaaaggcttttatatcgggaagtccttgtgaggtatgccaagtttggttcaaattggcct contains:
- the LOC143480149 gene encoding uncharacterized protein LOC143480149 — its product is MINRYSQVTCLRSLDFAYDTTPPQDIPTKTLLQILQSPVQYQRVNVSVCVVEERENSEEFTKGNTVTPLKKVVYAVSDQTASLLLTVWGTHTFCLKNWYHFSDVSVRNFMGQTTLTTTRDTNIQTIPHAGPSVDPIVDDITTTEGELSMVNIDVQHLCPKRHSLDSVNFSTLMTRCHSCKAFCKTAKLSAVARGTLTIIDEAGTQHSFNLTDKLIRETLSLNPGPLPQPDELAALFLHHDRATVTTKGSRVLSVLVDAPPEAPSSEDAATAMA